The genomic interval TTAGACTGTAATGCCATAATACAGCAGAACTTCTGACTTCATGTCTTTGCAACACATCTGTTATTTTCCAGGATGTGTTGCAAAGACATGAAGTCAGAAGTTCTGCTGTATTATGGCATTACAGTCTAAAATAAATGGTTGCAAGTCAAACTGTACTAAAGCAAATCATACCTGAACCCATGATGAATATTCAACGATTCAGTTGATTCAGCTGAAACGATTCAGTTTGAAAAACCAAGGGTCGTTGATTTCAGTGCTGAGATCACTGAGATACTTCTTTTCTTGCTCATCGATGCGTCAGAGAATTACCTCCCCTTTTTAAGATGAGTAAGATTTGGTAGTGGTGCTtctactggaataaagttggtttgacgttggacgttcgatattcgcggaaatGAAGGGACCGTCTCTTAAAaaattgtatattttgtgtatggacCCATGCAGTAATACAATACaagacaatatttatatatatgatttaatagcttattttaataaatatcaaaaaatctaaaaggtgtttctcatacctgacacctagatggtcattcccttcaaatgctattgaagttagaaacgcgTATGTGTATGAAGTGTAgaaacaatgtcgtatgtaactttagagacggtcccttccGCGAATATCggacgtccaacgtcaaaccaactttattccggTGGTGCTTTTTAGTGAGCACTCGGCTCAGCTCACAAACTAGAACCGACTCACTGCCTCTTCTCTTTAGAACTGGCTCTATGTCGCTATGCTGTTTCAAACAGCTCAGATGTTGATTCATTAGATGCTTTTCATTCATGGTTGCACTGTTTTTTCAACAGCTCTTCATATAAATGCTAGTCGACTCCCAACGATTCACCTAAAAGAACCGGTTCAAAGAGTCGAGTCGTTtgcaagaaaacacaaaaatgtgaaCAAAATGTGCAGTCCTATGGCTGGAATCCACAGGGACAAGTGGAAACTGAAATTATGTGGCTGTCTTATTAAACTGTAGTTACATTTTAACCTTGGTCACCTGATGTCACTGGTGTACATACTGCCACACTGCGTATCCTGTAAAACCCGGCTTTGTCTTGTGTTTAATTAGAGAAGTGTTTTAAGGGGTGGTACATCTCCTGAAGCAGGAACAGGTGTCTTTGACAGAACTTTGCACTTTATTCTTGCTTCTTTAAAACAAAGTCATAAAAATtttctgtatgtgtttgttggAGCCATGTGGACAGCCATGCTGGGTCTGACTGCCTTACCACATGTTGGTGGGATCTATGGAGGCTTAATCACAAGAAAAGAGGTGAAGACGTGGTACGCCTCACTTAACAAACCATCATGGAGGCCACCCAATTCGGCTTTTGGAGTGGTATGGACCGCTTTATACACCGGCATGGGGTTAGTACACCTGAGTCAATTCTGTTAACTTACCTTTAAAATTTGTAAATATGgcttttaatatataataatgtagtAGGTTCTGTAGAATGCTGTTTATTGGACCAGTACTGGTTCAGGTAATGGTTGTCTCAGTGGAGAAATtgtactttgtgttttttttttatctacttGTTAACTAATGCCTATATTAATACTGGTTCAGGTATGGTTCATACCTGGTATATAAAGAGCTCGGAGGCTTCACAGAAGATGCTGTGGTCCCACTGGGACTCTATGGTCTGCAGCTGGCACTGAACTGGGCCTGGACCCCTATCTTTTTTGGAGCACACAAGATCAAACTGGTAAGAGATCATTGCTTTTCTTAGCTCGAGACAAGCTTTCATATAACCGCTATTTCATTACAATATCACAATACTATTCAATGCACATTTTACTGTACCTTGTGATTTAGGAACTTGTAACAGAAACCATTTGCAAAAACTACACCATGATTCTTAAGAAGTGAAATTGTCTGATATTAATTGCACATTGTAAAACATGCCCTCTGTAACTGTTTGATGTTCCTAAACTCTCGCCCCTGCAGGCATTCATTGAGCTTGTCTTGCTGACAGGCACAGTGGCCGCCACCATGGTGTCCTGGTACCCGGTGAACCGCACTGCCACGCTCCTCCTGACTCCATACCTGGCCTGGCTCTGCTTGGCTAcctccctcaattactgcatcTGGAGGGACAACCCTGAGACCAAAAAAGACTAGAGTGGACATATATGTAATTAACATGCACTAGTAGGCACATTATGACTCTTCATGGCCACTACCACAAATATGCCTGTAACCATATTCAAGTGACTATATGAATTAAGTCATGGCAGTTGCTTGACTAATGAATTTCTCAAGTATGAGGATTAATATATACTAACATTTAGCATACATCTCTGCTggctttgtaaaataaaatatttcaattacGATTATGATCTTATCAATATCACTtgtcttttaataacatttgaTTTCTTGTCTGTAAAAATGACTAAATTTCCACTACAATTATGTATACATGAGTGATTTTGTATCGCTGAATCagcttttgtttgtatttgttccaaaaaataaaataatgttggcTGATAGAGTCTGTCTCTTTCCACCCACCAAACGCTTAAGCTTTACTAGAGTCATATCACATTATGAAAGGGTGTGTGTCAAAACAGGGTGAAATGACCGCTATCTCATATTAACATACTGTGTTTTCTGGTATGTGCCAAACTGTCAGTGGGTTTGCTTGTGCTGCATTAAATTCAAGCCTGAAAGCAATTCTTCAAATTTAGAACAATTTAGCCTCAGTTTAAGAATAATCTTACATATGTtcctaatttatttttgtactatGCATATTGAGTGTAGCTACAGGAGGTTATTCTGGCACAAACATTATTGAATACAATGCATCTTTAATTGTTTACAAGTTATGGACATAAGTTGTTAAATAATATGAATGAATTGTTATTCATATGCACATACAGCAGATaagaatgaaaatgtaaaatacaaatatattaatacaaTGACAGTAATAAGTTTCATAACTGAAAGTGTGTTAGGGTGCAGCTCGGCTTGCAAAATGTCTACTTTTCCGGCTTTTCCACAGATGCATCTTCTGGCTTAGAGGAGAATCTCTGCATTAGAGTTTTCCACAATCCCTTCTTTTCCTCATCCATCTGCTGCATATTCCCTAAAAGcgattaataataaaatcaaataataagAGTCAGTTATATTAAATGCTCCATTACAACAGGTTTTCAAAATGTGTTGTTCGCTGTTCgtcaggttttgtttttgtttttttagaccCATATGCAACCGATTCATAAAAACTgccacgtttaaaaaaaaaaaaaacaacaactttgaaACAACTAATTAGTTTTCAGCTAGAGAAAACAAGAGCCTGGCACtgatgccagatgggctggtttaagtatttcagaatctGCTGCACAACAGTCTGTTTACACCGAAAagtgcaaaacacaaaaatcatGCTTTCTGCttaccacggttgtaaagagtggttatttgagttaccataacCTTCCTGCCAGCTTGGTCTTTCTCCTCTAACCACACTCATCGACAAGGTGTTTATaactgcagaactgctgctctcAGGATGTTTTTAACCATTTCAAACCAGTTGTCTGGCACCAACCACCATGCCATGATCAGAGTCATTTtgaagtttgatgtgaacataactgaagctctttacctgtacctgcatgattttatgcattgtactgctgccgCATGATAGGTTGATAATTGTATGAAcaagcaggtgttcctattaaagtgcacagtaaataaatcattaaatttACATTAAGCACTCATATTTATGCTGCACAAGTGCCGTTTTAAATGCTATTTTAGGGCCACTTTAAACactgcatttaaaatatatatatatatatattagatatagTGAAATTTGTATCGTTTAATATTAGGGGAATATAATAATCAATACAAGAAAAACAGTAATGTCAGGAAgtcagaaaagaagaaaacagtgAGATAGAACTAAGCACTGAATTGTTTGTGATTGATCATATGTCAATTTCAAAATCAATACCTAAGCTCCATGGTGAAGATTAGTGACTTTAGCCATTCAGTTGGTAAAAATGTAGCACAAAAAACAAGGTGAACTATTAGACTGATATTCATCAGAAGCAGAACGATGATACTCAAATCCTTTATTTTACTCAGTAATATAAGTATCCAGATACGAGTCATATCAATATTACAGTCTTAACATTTTCCTTGAAACTTAACAAGCTTTTCCCATTGAAGCACCACCCCATTATTTACACGGTCGAATGTTTCATTACAATGGCATTGTAAAAGAACTCATTATCCCCCCCCTATTGATTTCACTtcaaacattaactgtaacGTTAAAATAACATTCAAATTTTCTCTCGTTAGTCATTTCTTACAAATCTCACCCGTTTCTAATAACATCCGACACTCTTCCACGGTCACGCCAGTGAAACTTGTGTCTTTTGCTCGtggaaactgaaaagaaaaattattcattcatcgACACACATTTAAATCAAATGATTACTGAAATTCAGCAATGAAAATATATGTTATCATACAGTCTGTATAGTTAACtataatcaataataaacaatgggttaaaaggtcaaataaaaatctctcaGGAAGATACACGGTCAATGCTCTTTTACTGGGTCAGcgcttaaaacagtaaaacttCATATCCCTGTTGTTTAACAGGGGAGATGATGTGTCTTTTGGAGAACTACAGTAATATTCCAGTTGCTGAAGCATACAGAATAATTCATGATAAGTTAGCATTCGGAAAAAGAACAGCCAAACTCTTAAACAGTGTAATCAGATTTCACAGCAGGTTCTTCTGGACTCTCTTGATTAAGCAAGCCACTGCTTTTAAAAAAGTTCACTGAATGCTGCATTTTCCTACTGCAGACTCACCTTTTCTTTGGAAACGTTACTGTTGATGTGCACCAGactttcatacattttatcacatttttCTGGATCAGAGATCTAGAAgaagaatatacagtacattacagtacatcCTCCATCAAAAATGTTTCAGATCACTTCAGTTTAGAAGCTTTCTTGCCATAGGCATGCTGGTTCGTCTTTGTGTGTTAACTGTGGTTTGATGACTTTTTCCTGAATGGCTGCATAAATTTATTAACACATCACTTGGTTGTGTAAATCGTATTGTTTACACAGcatatttaatatacagtgtatattaatatacagaGTATTCAGCCCTGTTCATTTTATGTTGCTACAATGATGATAATAACCATTAACATAGTTTTCACTAAGCtttgtaatgaaaaataaaaaaaagctaaaatattacattcacAAACGTATTCACAAGTACATTCTGCTATGACAAAGTTGAGCTCAGGTGTATCCCACTTCCACTCACCAtcctttaaattattttacaacTTAAATGAAGGTTAATCTGTAGTACAAATTTAGCTGAcgggacatgatttggaaaggtaTGCATCTGTTTATATAACAAACAAGTTACGAGTCAAAAGAGAAAACACTGCTGAAGGAGGACTGTATTGAGGTTCTGATTTGGGGAAAGGTACTAATAAGTACTGAGGTCTCCAAAAAGATTAAACAGacgtacactatatggtcaaaaatatgtggacactt from Ictalurus furcatus strain D&B chromosome 11, Billie_1.0, whole genome shotgun sequence carries:
- the tspo gene encoding translocator protein produces the protein MWTAMLGLTALPHVGGIYGGLITRKEVKTWYASLNKPSWRPPNSAFGVVWTALYTGMGYGSYLVYKELGGFTEDAVVPLGLYGLQLALNWAWTPIFFGAHKIKLAFIELVLLTGTVAATMVSWYPVNRTATLLLTPYLAWLCLATSLNYCIWRDNPETKKD
- the LOC128614904 gene encoding ubiquinol-cytochrome-c reductase complex assembly factor 2 yields the protein MAATRYRRFLKLCEEWPRDESKKGRDLGTFLRQKVASAFREGENTQISDPEKCDKMYESLVHINSNVSKEKFPRAKDTSFTGVTVEECRMLLETGNMQQMDEEKKGLWKTLMQRFSSKPEDASVEKPEK